One stretch of Rosistilla oblonga DNA includes these proteins:
- a CDS encoding DNA repair ATPase has protein sequence MSETKLAAGTYEILRNRMRDAAGDLRSRLDQLNADRSEVFGNIDTVLLATERITTEHNCVPRDLLPVGKHFLFGYNVQFGLKTETHLNDVFAVYRFEDHQFHEESLELIGDERFERDFHEIYRYYKGAAFAKFFQTGPFVHMVFRVGKNPSDIKTFKWRIQANQLQYIDNRSDHEVRYPPQHEFLWKRTTRDQHVAGVHPHISIEDQVFVETVGGDLTIKVENSTQSGRGIYAEPVDNADQTLDDAETYYALLGNLILLKILPYQERNYRYLLYNAKIQKAMRLDAIEHSCVLLPDDHGIIFPDGYYLQTGEYKIFDHGLTDLIYEKTIAAPNGEDFIYLFYNRASGAYVQLRYNLIRQQVETPLVCHGQAFFHAGEMVCFKGQDDQPQKHHALQIWQTPFVGSDFVPDSNTDSLLYKIGNKELVRGMAECHEILQLVEKDDSYEGLYVDLVKKTSDILDSYFWLDKAETHHPDQPLRAIGEASKSAVEEFEKVVRLRRETEAATVVVEEAVTELLKAIDRSRFEAVDAFVTRLAELRTQRGHAIGLRELRYVDEERIEKLESQIGEQADRLSRRCVEFMLSDGALEPYEARVEKAAASVQSIEKVTDAKRLEKDIDEAGSQLELLTETVSNLQIEDTTKRTEIIDGISDVFASLNRVRSALKARMGDLVRTEGRAEFASQLKLLDQTVNGYLDVCDSPEKCDNYLTKVMVQLEELEGRFAEFDEFVGQLAEKREELYNAFESRKVQLVEARNRRAEALGSAADRILKGIASRMKSFDTVDTIHAYFAADLMVEKVRGIVNQLTELDDTVRIEDIQSRLKSVREDAIRQLKDRQELFVDGGTGIKLGKHQFGVNTQTLDLTTVMRNDQLNLHLTGTQFFEPLSHPDLDDVHDLMNQEVVSENRDVYRGEYLAYALYNELSQPARRKHVAKDSETSQDDDAAEEAAESNRDDDTAPHMDKRTFERLSEAEQIRWVQQQMSGRYSEGYAKGVHDHDAAKLLAALLKIDRTIGLAKHRPDVRAAAWYWWSHLLIGGTRKMYTGWIGGFQKLAQAFPQAQPAVEFRARLTAEIADDPTFADLFADVRPEEAAAYLFDQLVDPSDLPVVSRRAARLYEDFCEHVVGEERQSLVAAGLKDNAKQPAESMVLARNWSAAFLAMHDDHDGLDSNDLYRDELARLLIDGAPDPAQISDAHVAVELTNLAGAHRRINKGQMTLRYHDIFQRLGHFTRETVPRFQRLHDTKQRLVDEARDAMKLEEFRPRVLTSFVRNRLLDEVYLPMIGDNLAKQIGVAGEGKRTDRMGLLLLISPPGYGKTTLMEYIANRLGIIFMKINGPAIGHGVTSLDPSEAPNAAAREEIERLNLALEMGDNVMLYLDDIQHTHPELLQKFISLCDATRKIEGVWKGKTRTYDFRGRRVAVVMAGNPYTESGDRFQIPDMLSNRADVYNLGEIIGDSAEAFEMSYLENCLTSNTALQPLASASPRDARTLIRAATLGSMEGIDLESNLSMDQVREMYSVLRKLIKVRDVVLRVNRQYIRSAAQADAYRTEPPFKLQGSYRNMNRIAEKVVAVMNDQELQSLIVGNYEQDSQTLTTDNESNVLKFKELMGILTPEEAERWEAIKYAFSESVRFQGLDSGDQVGQLMKQLGGLRDGLESIRRVMVQAVAGNDNSQTDRLHDELASLRNGMLAVGQQLSETLGSTSTQLTTLAQQNSSGPPPQKVMVQHKVPRVMLDVVKTQFQLMQQWIPLLTAVGTKGPEYDNIAKAVDACLKDYQRLQEDLTSAAKPGKAKK, from the coding sequence ATGAGCGAAACAAAACTTGCTGCCGGAACGTACGAGATCCTCCGCAACCGGATGCGCGATGCGGCTGGTGATCTCCGTTCGCGGTTGGACCAGCTCAACGCCGACCGCTCCGAAGTCTTCGGCAACATCGACACGGTCCTGCTGGCGACCGAGCGAATCACCACTGAACACAACTGTGTGCCGCGCGATCTGTTGCCCGTCGGCAAGCATTTCCTGTTTGGATACAACGTCCAATTTGGTCTGAAGACCGAAACCCATCTGAACGACGTCTTCGCCGTCTATCGTTTCGAAGACCACCAGTTCCACGAAGAGTCGCTCGAATTGATCGGCGACGAACGTTTCGAACGCGACTTCCACGAGATCTATCGCTACTACAAAGGAGCGGCGTTCGCGAAGTTCTTTCAGACCGGCCCGTTCGTCCACATGGTCTTTCGCGTCGGCAAAAATCCGTCCGATATCAAGACATTCAAATGGCGGATCCAAGCCAATCAACTGCAATACATCGATAACCGCAGCGATCACGAGGTCCGATACCCGCCGCAGCACGAATTCCTTTGGAAGCGGACGACGCGCGATCAACACGTCGCTGGCGTGCATCCCCATATCTCGATCGAAGACCAAGTCTTTGTCGAAACCGTTGGCGGCGACCTTACGATCAAAGTCGAAAACAGTACGCAAAGCGGCCGCGGAATCTACGCCGAACCTGTCGATAACGCCGACCAAACACTCGACGATGCGGAAACCTATTACGCATTGTTGGGCAATCTGATCCTACTGAAGATCCTCCCCTATCAAGAGCGCAACTACCGCTATCTGCTGTACAACGCCAAGATCCAAAAAGCGATGCGGTTGGATGCGATCGAGCACTCCTGCGTCCTGTTGCCCGACGATCACGGGATCATCTTCCCCGACGGCTATTACCTGCAGACCGGCGAATACAAGATCTTCGACCACGGCCTGACCGATCTGATCTATGAGAAGACGATCGCCGCCCCCAACGGCGAAGACTTCATCTATCTGTTCTACAATCGCGCCAGCGGTGCCTATGTTCAACTGCGTTACAACCTGATCCGGCAACAAGTCGAAACGCCATTGGTTTGCCATGGCCAAGCGTTTTTCCACGCCGGCGAAATGGTTTGCTTCAAAGGACAAGACGACCAACCGCAGAAGCACCACGCGCTGCAGATCTGGCAAACGCCCTTTGTCGGATCCGACTTCGTCCCCGACAGCAACACCGATTCGCTGCTCTACAAGATCGGCAACAAAGAACTTGTCCGCGGGATGGCCGAATGCCATGAGATCCTGCAGCTGGTCGAGAAAGACGATTCCTACGAGGGTCTGTACGTCGATCTCGTCAAAAAGACTTCCGACATCCTCGACAGCTACTTTTGGTTAGACAAAGCCGAAACGCATCACCCCGATCAACCGCTGCGAGCGATCGGCGAGGCATCGAAGAGTGCTGTCGAAGAGTTTGAAAAAGTAGTCCGCCTGCGCCGCGAAACCGAAGCGGCAACCGTCGTCGTCGAAGAAGCGGTCACCGAGTTGCTCAAGGCGATCGACCGATCGCGTTTCGAAGCCGTCGATGCCTTTGTCACGCGACTCGCCGAACTGCGGACGCAGCGTGGCCACGCGATTGGGCTCCGCGAATTGCGGTACGTCGACGAAGAACGTATCGAGAAACTGGAATCGCAAATCGGCGAACAAGCCGATCGGCTGAGCCGCCGCTGTGTCGAATTCATGTTGTCCGACGGGGCGTTGGAACCGTACGAGGCGCGGGTCGAAAAAGCGGCTGCGTCCGTCCAAAGCATCGAAAAGGTGACCGACGCAAAGCGGCTGGAAAAGGATATCGACGAAGCCGGCAGCCAATTGGAACTGCTGACCGAAACCGTCAGTAACCTGCAGATCGAAGATACGACGAAGCGGACCGAGATCATCGATGGAATCAGCGACGTCTTCGCTTCGCTGAACCGAGTGCGTAGCGCTCTGAAGGCTCGCATGGGCGATCTGGTCCGGACCGAGGGACGCGCCGAGTTTGCATCGCAGTTGAAACTGTTGGATCAAACCGTCAACGGTTACCTCGACGTCTGCGATTCGCCTGAAAAGTGCGACAACTACCTGACCAAGGTGATGGTCCAACTGGAGGAACTCGAAGGGCGATTCGCCGAATTCGATGAGTTTGTTGGCCAGTTGGCGGAGAAACGCGAAGAGCTTTACAACGCGTTTGAATCGCGGAAAGTTCAGCTTGTCGAAGCCCGAAACCGCCGTGCCGAAGCGCTCGGTTCAGCTGCCGATCGGATCCTGAAAGGGATCGCATCGCGGATGAAATCGTTCGACACTGTCGACACGATCCATGCCTATTTCGCCGCCGACCTGATGGTGGAAAAGGTCCGAGGCATCGTCAACCAGCTGACGGAATTGGACGATACCGTCCGCATCGAAGACATTCAAAGCCGACTGAAGAGCGTCCGCGAAGATGCGATCCGGCAATTGAAGGATCGCCAGGAACTGTTCGTCGACGGCGGCACCGGGATCAAATTGGGCAAGCATCAATTCGGCGTCAACACCCAGACGTTGGATCTGACGACGGTGATGCGGAACGATCAACTGAATCTCCACCTGACGGGGACTCAGTTTTTTGAACCGCTGTCGCATCCCGATCTCGATGACGTCCACGACTTGATGAATCAGGAAGTGGTCAGCGAAAACCGCGATGTCTACCGCGGCGAGTACTTGGCCTATGCACTCTACAATGAACTGTCGCAGCCGGCGCGGCGAAAGCACGTTGCGAAAGATTCCGAAACATCGCAGGACGACGACGCGGCAGAGGAAGCCGCCGAATCGAACCGCGACGACGATACCGCGCCGCACATGGACAAGCGGACTTTCGAAAGACTATCCGAAGCCGAACAGATTCGTTGGGTGCAACAGCAGATGTCGGGGCGTTACTCCGAAGGCTACGCCAAGGGTGTTCACGACCACGACGCGGCGAAGCTGTTAGCCGCCTTGCTGAAGATCGACCGCACGATCGGTCTCGCCAAACATCGCCCCGACGTCCGAGCGGCGGCTTGGTATTGGTGGTCGCATCTGTTGATCGGCGGCACGCGGAAGATGTACACCGGCTGGATCGGGGGCTTTCAAAAATTGGCCCAGGCGTTCCCACAAGCCCAGCCGGCCGTCGAGTTCCGCGCCCGTTTGACCGCGGAAATCGCTGACGATCCGACGTTCGCTGACCTCTTTGCCGATGTCCGGCCCGAGGAAGCTGCCGCCTACCTATTCGATCAATTGGTCGACCCCAGCGATCTCCCAGTCGTTAGCCGTCGCGCGGCGCGGTTGTATGAGGATTTTTGCGAACACGTTGTCGGGGAAGAGCGGCAGAGTTTGGTCGCCGCGGGCCTAAAAGACAACGCCAAACAGCCAGCCGAGTCGATGGTCTTGGCTCGCAACTGGTCTGCAGCATTTTTGGCAATGCATGACGATCACGACGGACTCGATTCGAACGATCTCTATCGCGACGAACTGGCGCGGCTGCTGATCGACGGTGCTCCCGATCCGGCTCAGATCTCCGACGCGCACGTCGCGGTCGAACTGACGAACCTCGCTGGCGCCCATCGCCGCATCAACAAGGGGCAGATGACGCTCCGCTATCACGACATCTTCCAACGCTTGGGACACTTCACGCGTGAGACCGTTCCGCGTTTCCAACGTTTGCACGACACGAAGCAGCGTCTGGTCGACGAGGCTCGCGACGCGATGAAGCTGGAAGAGTTCCGGCCGCGGGTCCTAACCAGCTTTGTTCGCAACCGCTTGTTGGACGAAGTCTATCTGCCGATGATCGGCGACAACCTGGCGAAACAGATCGGCGTGGCGGGCGAAGGGAAGCGGACCGATCGGATGGGCCTGCTGCTGCTGATCAGTCCTCCCGGTTACGGCAAGACGACCCTGATGGAATACATCGCCAATCGGCTGGGGATCATCTTTATGAAGATCAACGGCCCGGCGATCGGTCATGGCGTGACCTCCTTGGATCCCTCGGAAGCTCCCAACGCCGCGGCTCGCGAAGAGATCGAGCGGCTGAATCTGGCGCTCGAAATGGGAGACAACGTGATGCTATATCTGGACGATATCCAGCACACGCATCCCGAACTACTGCAGAAGTTCATCTCGTTGTGCGATGCGACGCGAAAGATCGAAGGCGTTTGGAAGGGCAAGACGCGGACCTACGATTTCCGCGGCCGACGCGTTGCCGTGGTGATGGCCGGAAACCCGTACACCGAAAGTGGCGATCGCTTCCAGATCCCGGACATGCTCAGCAATCGCGCCGATGTCTACAACCTCGGCGAGATCATCGGCGATTCGGCTGAAGCGTTCGAGATGAGTTATCTGGAGAACTGTCTGACCAGCAACACCGCCCTGCAACCGCTGGCCAGCGCGAGCCCTCGCGACGCCCGAACGTTGATCCGCGCGGCAACGCTTGGTTCGATGGAAGGGATCGATCTGGAGAGCAACCTGTCGATGGATCAGGTTCGCGAGATGTACAGCGTGCTGCGGAAACTGATCAAGGTTCGCGACGTCGTGCTGCGAGTCAACCGCCAATACATTCGGTCGGCCGCCCAGGCGGACGCCTACCGCACCGAACCGCCATTCAAATTGCAGGGAAGTTACCGCAACATGAACCGTATCGCCGAAAAGGTGGTCGCGGTGATGAACGACCAAGAACTGCAATCGCTGATCGTCGGCAACTACGAACAGGATTCGCAAACGCTGACGACCGACAACGAATCGAACGTTCTGAAGTTCAAAGAGTTGATGGGAATCCTGACTCCCGAAGAAGCGGAGCGTTGGGAAGCGATCAAGTATGCGTTTTCCGAAAGCGTCCGTTTCCAGGGGCTCGACAGTGGCGATCAAGTCGGCCAATTGATGAAACAGTTGGGCGGATTGCGCGACGGATTGGAATCGATTCGCCGCGTGATGGTTCAAGCCGTTGCCGGCAACGACAACTCGCAAACCGATCGGCTGCACGATGAACTGGCTTCGTTGCGCAATGGGATGCTGGCCGTTGGGCAACAGTTGAGCGAGACGCTCGGCAGCACCTCGACCCAGCTGACGACCCTCGCTCAACAAAACTCGTCCGGCCCACCGCCTCAAAAAGTAATGGTCCAGCACAAAGTGCCGCGCGTGATGTTGGATGTCGTCAAAACGCAGTTCCAATTGATGCAGCAATGGATTCCATTGTTAACCGCCGTGGGAACCAAAGGCCCCGAATACGATAACATCGCCAAAGCTGTCGACGCGTGTCTAAAAGACTACCAACGTCTGCAAGAAGATCTCACGTCGGCGGCGAAGCCGGGGAAAGCGAAGAAATAA
- a CDS encoding alpha/beta hydrolase family protein — translation MFALVMPALGQKLDVEKESVIRSGRADGRHLSTRGFQQYLLRNSQPKLAFDPEFTSDEFAQWQLQVRAKLLELMNFPEPVAQPEPRRLWIRKREGYVLQKWELYPEPGSVVPFLVLVPNSATPANPAPAIMCIPGSSGTKENLAGEPPLGPAFKPDDRNHDGWLHAQRNQQAVQYARAGFVAVAVDHPGTGELSDLARYRGTTMDDRNTISRYLIDMGRSFIALSVFQKLQILEWVREQPNVDAERIAVSGHSLGTEALLALAVLDPQIQGVVWNDYLAATRERAKASTKPNHRGIRPGANWLGHSVPGLWQWFDYPDLVAAIAPRPLIVTEGGPTHSLNLVRKAYQIAGAADNVSIHYYPQYDDPANRRDGETIPEGLSSTEWLDYANVHAAHHYFKGYLAIPWLSGQFQLPDPGEVYPPAPPEAAQALLE, via the coding sequence ATGTTTGCACTGGTTATGCCCGCGTTGGGGCAGAAGTTGGACGTCGAGAAAGAGAGCGTAATACGGAGCGGACGCGCTGACGGGCGTCATTTGAGTACACGGGGATTCCAGCAGTATCTGTTACGGAACTCGCAACCGAAACTGGCATTCGACCCGGAGTTCACATCGGATGAATTCGCGCAGTGGCAGTTGCAGGTGCGGGCCAAGTTGCTGGAGTTGATGAATTTCCCGGAACCGGTCGCTCAGCCCGAACCACGCAGGCTTTGGATTCGAAAACGGGAAGGGTATGTGCTGCAGAAATGGGAACTCTATCCCGAACCGGGCAGCGTCGTTCCCTTCCTCGTACTGGTCCCCAATAGCGCGACACCCGCAAATCCGGCACCGGCGATCATGTGCATCCCCGGTTCATCGGGGACCAAAGAGAATCTGGCCGGCGAGCCGCCGCTGGGGCCGGCATTCAAGCCCGATGACCGCAATCATGATGGCTGGCTTCACGCGCAGCGTAACCAGCAGGCGGTGCAATATGCCCGAGCTGGTTTTGTCGCAGTGGCGGTCGATCATCCAGGGACCGGAGAACTGTCCGACCTGGCCCGTTATCGAGGCACCACGATGGACGATCGCAATACAATCTCCCGCTACCTGATCGACATGGGACGCAGCTTTATCGCCCTCTCTGTGTTCCAAAAGCTACAGATTTTGGAGTGGGTGCGCGAGCAGCCGAACGTCGACGCCGAACGCATTGCCGTAAGTGGCCATTCACTCGGAACGGAGGCTCTGCTGGCGCTGGCCGTGCTCGACCCGCAGATCCAAGGCGTCGTGTGGAACGATTACCTCGCCGCCACGAGGGAACGGGCAAAAGCCAGTACCAAGCCGAACCACCGTGGGATCAGGCCCGGCGCGAACTGGTTAGGCCACTCCGTTCCGGGACTGTGGCAGTGGTTCGACTATCCCGACTTGGTCGCCGCCATCGCGCCGCGTCCACTGATCGTGACCGAAGGCGGACCGACCCATTCATTGAACCTCGTGCGCAAGGCGTATCAGATCGCCGGAGCAGCGGATAACGTTTCGATCCACTACTACCCGCAATACGATGATCCGGCGAATCGACGTGATGGCGAAACGATCCCCGAGGGCCTGAGTTCAACCGAATGGCTGGACTACGCCAACGTGCATGCCGCGCATCACTACTTCAAGGGATACCTCGCGATTCCATGGCTGAGCGGTCAGTTCCAACTGCCCGATCCCGGCGAAGTCTATCCGCCAGCACCGCCAGAGGCCGCGCAAGCATTGCTTGAGTGA
- a CDS encoding NAD(P)/FAD-dependent oxidoreductase gives MVVGGGVVGSACAYYLASAGSPVVVIDQGTFGSACSHGNCGYVSPSHILPLCSPGAVVSSLKTLFSKNSPFKIRARIDTKMWWWFLKFAMRCNQANMIQAGHARHAMLSSSRKLYQSMIDDGRLGDCEWESIGLMFVHSDRKHFESFEATNQLLIDEFGESFERLDQAELLRREPALKDFACGAWMYDGDAHLRPHLLMKSWRSLLEAKQVEIRENCEFYDLESSGSNTYAIQTSQGRIEAEQVIFATGAWSRMIQQKLKARIPVEPGKGYSITMQRPQICPKYPMLFEDHRVGITPTATALRIGSTMEFAGFDASLREDRLQLLTDAAELYLHDPIRDPVVERWTGWRPMSCDEIPMVGRVPRYGNVWLAAGHGMLGLSMATATGKLISEMITGQTPHIDPHPYRLNRF, from the coding sequence GTGGTTGTCGGCGGCGGTGTCGTTGGATCGGCGTGTGCGTATTATCTTGCCAGTGCAGGAAGCCCGGTGGTCGTAATCGATCAAGGAACCTTCGGCAGCGCGTGTTCCCACGGCAACTGCGGTTATGTCTCGCCGAGCCACATCCTTCCGCTCTGCAGCCCCGGCGCGGTCGTTTCGTCGCTGAAGACGCTGTTCTCGAAGAACTCGCCATTCAAGATTCGGGCTCGAATCGATACGAAGATGTGGTGGTGGTTCCTCAAGTTTGCCATGCGTTGCAATCAGGCCAATATGATCCAAGCAGGGCATGCACGGCACGCGATGCTCAGCTCGTCACGGAAGTTGTATCAGTCGATGATCGACGACGGGCGACTCGGTGATTGCGAGTGGGAATCGATTGGTTTGATGTTTGTTCACAGCGACCGCAAACACTTCGAGTCATTTGAGGCGACGAACCAGTTGCTGATCGACGAGTTTGGAGAGAGCTTCGAGCGACTCGATCAAGCCGAACTTCTGCGACGCGAGCCTGCGTTGAAAGACTTCGCCTGCGGCGCGTGGATGTATGACGGAGATGCCCATCTACGTCCCCACCTATTGATGAAATCATGGCGAAGTCTGCTGGAAGCAAAGCAGGTGGAGATTCGCGAGAACTGCGAGTTCTACGATCTCGAATCGTCCGGATCCAATACATATGCGATCCAAACAAGCCAAGGTCGAATCGAAGCCGAGCAGGTGATCTTCGCCACCGGAGCGTGGTCGCGAATGATTCAACAGAAGCTGAAAGCTCGCATTCCAGTGGAGCCGGGCAAAGGTTATTCGATCACGATGCAGCGCCCCCAAATCTGCCCGAAGTACCCAATGTTGTTCGAGGATCATCGCGTGGGAATCACGCCGACCGCGACCGCCTTGCGAATCGGTTCGACGATGGAATTCGCCGGCTTCGATGCATCGCTGCGTGAAGACCGTCTGCAACTGCTGACCGATGCGGCCGAGCTCTATCTGCACGATCCCATTCGCGATCCAGTCGTCGAACGATGGACCGGCTGGCGTCCGATGAGCTGCGATGAGATTCCGATGGTCGGCCGCGTTCCTCGCTACGGGAACGTCTGGTTGGCGGCGGGGCACGGCATGCTTGGTCTCTCGATGGCGACGGCGACCGGCAAACTGATCTCCGAAATGATCACAGGCCAAACACCTCATATCGATCCCCATCCGTACCGTCTCAATCGCTTCTAA
- a CDS encoding dipeptidase encodes MTVLNADDPVENAAMQITDKAKEIHAKSIVIDGHNDLPWKIRTDSNRAFEILDIAKSQPELHTDIPRLKAGGVGAQFWSVWVPVRLGYDGVALLTTIEQIELVKKMVATYPDHFESATTVADIRRIYRDGKIASLIGVEGGHCIENSISNLNHLFDLGARYMTITHSDSLDWADSATDTAKANGLSPFGREVVRRMNQLGMMVDISHVSPQTMHDVLDTSLAPVIFSHSSARAVADSPRNVPDDVLKRIPEKDGVVMVNYFSAFVVPEAVKVYHAGLDYRRGVAKDHSPAEVSALYKVWKNKNPMPPGDIDDVLDHIDHLSEVTGWRHVGIGSDFDGISMVPVGLEDVSTYPAITQGLLDRGYTEEQIQGILGENLLRVMEEVEATAKERR; translated from the coding sequence GTGACTGTGCTCAACGCGGACGATCCCGTCGAAAACGCTGCGATGCAGATCACGGATAAGGCGAAAGAAATCCATGCCAAGAGTATTGTCATCGATGGTCACAACGATCTGCCTTGGAAGATCCGGACCGATAGCAATCGTGCCTTCGAAATCCTCGACATCGCAAAGTCGCAGCCAGAATTGCACACCGATATCCCGCGACTGAAAGCAGGCGGTGTCGGGGCGCAGTTTTGGTCGGTTTGGGTGCCGGTGAGGCTCGGCTACGACGGCGTTGCTCTTTTGACAACCATCGAACAGATCGAGCTGGTGAAGAAAATGGTGGCAACCTATCCGGATCATTTCGAATCGGCGACGACGGTTGCCGATATTCGCCGCATCTATCGTGATGGCAAGATAGCGTCGCTGATTGGTGTGGAGGGAGGCCATTGCATCGAAAATTCAATCAGCAACCTGAATCATCTGTTCGATTTGGGAGCTCGCTACATGACGATCACTCATTCAGATAGTCTCGACTGGGCCGATTCGGCAACCGATACCGCAAAGGCCAACGGCTTGAGTCCATTCGGCAGGGAAGTCGTCCGGCGGATGAACCAGTTGGGAATGATGGTCGATATTTCGCACGTTTCTCCACAGACGATGCATGATGTTCTGGATACCAGTCTGGCTCCGGTCATCTTTTCGCATTCATCAGCTCGCGCCGTAGCTGATTCCCCACGCAACGTTCCGGACGACGTGTTGAAAAGAATTCCTGAAAAGGATGGCGTCGTGATGGTCAACTACTTTTCCGCGTTTGTTGTTCCCGAAGCGGTTAAAGTCTATCACGCGGGGTTGGATTACCGTCGTGGGGTGGCGAAAGATCACAGTCCGGCCGAGGTTTCGGCATTGTATAAGGTATGGAAAAACAAGAACCCCATGCCGCCTGGTGATATCGACGACGTGTTGGATCACATCGACCACCTGTCCGAAGTGACGGGCTGGCGACATGTTGGGATCGGTTCCGATTTCGATGGGATCAGCATGGTTCCCGTTGGACTCGAAGACGTAAGCACGTACCCTGCGATTACGCAGGGACTGCTCGATCGCGGTTACACCGAGGAACAGATTCAGGGGATCCTTGGTGAGAATCTGCTTCGAGTGATGGAAGAAGTGGAAGCGACCGCGAAAGAGCGTCGCTGA
- a CDS encoding isoaspartyl peptidase/L-asparaginase family protein — translation MKRTVPTCLSLCINAIGFLAVFLACGTLSAEKPRWAIALHAGAGSVSKDISAERLQEYKTSLRKALEAGEAVLRSGGTALDAVERTVMVLEDAVCFNAGKGAVFNAEGFHQLDASIMDGIDLSCGAVAAVETIRNPIQAARLVMEKTPHVLLVSEGAERLAKLHNIETVTPDYFYDATRWQQLQKKLKATGRKELENPSYPIPPEANQTGDRTDQEISRGTVGCVALDMHGNLAAGTSTGGLTGKMVGRVGDSPIIGAGTYADNRGCAISATGSGEEYIRHGIAAQINWRMRFANQSLSEATLACINDVLKPGDGGVIAVDHDGNLSLEFNTTSMSRAWADSKGNSGIAIWEAHFAD, via the coding sequence ATGAAACGAACCGTTCCGACGTGCTTGTCGCTGTGCATCAATGCGATCGGTTTTCTGGCTGTCTTCCTGGCGTGCGGGACGTTGTCGGCGGAGAAGCCGCGATGGGCGATCGCATTGCACGCTGGCGCGGGTTCGGTGTCCAAGGATATCTCCGCCGAACGTCTTCAAGAGTACAAAACGTCGCTCCGCAAAGCACTCGAAGCGGGAGAAGCTGTTCTGCGATCAGGCGGTACGGCTCTCGATGCGGTTGAACGGACGGTGATGGTGCTGGAAGACGCGGTTTGCTTCAACGCGGGAAAAGGAGCGGTCTTCAATGCGGAAGGCTTTCACCAGCTGGATGCCTCGATCATGGATGGCATTGATCTGTCCTGTGGTGCAGTGGCGGCAGTGGAAACGATTCGCAATCCTATCCAAGCAGCAAGGTTAGTCATGGAGAAGACGCCGCATGTCTTGCTGGTCTCAGAAGGTGCCGAACGGTTGGCCAAATTACACAACATCGAAACCGTCACGCCGGATTACTTTTACGATGCGACGCGATGGCAACAACTGCAGAAGAAGTTGAAAGCCACCGGCAGGAAGGAATTGGAGAATCCCAGCTATCCTATACCGCCGGAAGCGAACCAGACCGGCGACCGCACCGACCAGGAGATCTCTCGTGGGACCGTTGGCTGCGTCGCGCTTGATATGCATGGAAATCTGGCGGCGGGGACAAGCACCGGCGGGCTGACTGGCAAGATGGTCGGCCGTGTTGGAGATTCGCCGATCATCGGAGCCGGTACCTACGCCGACAACCGCGGATGCGCTATCAGTGCGACTGGAAGTGGGGAAGAATACATTCGCCATGGAATCGCGGCACAAATTAACTGGCGGATGCGGTTCGCGAATCAATCGCTATCCGAAGCAACTCTGGCGTGTATTAACGACGTGCTTAAGCCGGGGGATGGAGGAGTCATCGCCGTCGACCACGATGGAAACCTCTCGCTCGAATTCAATACGACTTCGATGAGCCGCGCGTGGGCGGATTCAAAAGGAAACAGTGGTATCGCTATCTGGGAGGCCCATTTTGCTGACTAA
- a CDS encoding D-alanyl-D-alanine carboxypeptidase family protein, with the protein MSALFISGGAAHATGPEVERPKKPADPLIGPPFVTCKAWVIADGHTGEILAGGNEDEQRNPASITKIMTALVVLKLAEESPDVWEENITFSERADKTVGSSCRLNAGESLPVKELLYGLMLPSGNDASVAIAEHFGPRLATEDENGYDAFIRTMCETAKQLGMERTSYVNPHGLTHETHLTTAADMVKLTCEAMKYERFRDTVATRNHSTIVNTPEGEDRTVSWTNTNRLLAQEGYLGVKTGTTTAAGACLVSYAERNEKRLVMVVLGSSSSDARYVDARNLYRWIWKDIAAESRGE; encoded by the coding sequence ATGTCGGCTCTATTTATCAGCGGCGGTGCGGCGCATGCGACTGGTCCGGAAGTGGAGCGTCCGAAAAAGCCGGCGGATCCGCTGATCGGTCCGCCGTTTGTCACTTGTAAAGCGTGGGTCATAGCCGACGGGCACACAGGAGAAATTTTGGCCGGCGGCAACGAGGATGAACAGCGGAACCCAGCGAGCATCACCAAGATCATGACAGCTCTGGTTGTATTGAAGCTCGCCGAGGAGTCGCCTGACGTCTGGGAAGAAAACATCACCTTCTCGGAGAGAGCCGATAAGACGGTTGGTTCGTCCTGCAGGTTGAATGCAGGGGAGAGTCTGCCGGTGAAAGAGTTGCTCTATGGTTTGATGCTTCCGTCGGGCAACGACGCCTCCGTTGCGATTGCAGAACACTTTGGGCCCAGATTGGCCACGGAGGACGAAAACGGCTACGACGCATTCATCCGGACGATGTGTGAGACGGCAAAACAACTTGGGATGGAACGGACAAGCTACGTAAACCCTCATGGGCTTACCCATGAAACGCATCTGACAACGGCCGCCGATATGGTCAAACTGACCTGCGAAGCGATGAAGTACGAGAGGTTCCGAGACACCGTTGCCACGCGGAACCATTCGACGATCGTCAACACTCCCGAAGGTGAAGATCGCACGGTCAGCTGGACAAACACAAACCGATTGTTAGCTCAGGAAGGCTATTTGGGAGTGAAAACGGGAACCACAACCGCCGCGGGGGCGTGTTTGGTTTCCTATGCGGAGCGAAACGAGAAGCGACTCGTCATGGTCGTGCTCGGATCGAGCAGTAGCGATGCCCGGTATGTCGACGCACGCAACTTGTACCGTTGGATTTGGAAAGACATTGCCGCAGAGTCGCGGGGCGAATGA